One segment of Rhodopirellula baltica SH 1 DNA contains the following:
- a CDS encoding FG-GAP-like repeat-containing protein yields the protein MFNDFRYYRQSINAIFLIALCVQVAGCTSEPSDFEKLRKQQQLKEAARQTTELGLDEQIALAKKELELGSVVRANEIIGPLLISDPDNQDVLRLKAEIQHRLGDHEAAAALLASIPFESEDRATSACLVAADWYVEADAYETAIEFLQSRLQTRPDDTRVRHRLVEILNQSGHRVAASRVLRPMIRDGKASERELFSMITLGNAFVDESLPAPDFSNTTLAMLSLARRQRDQGELTEASESLQKLRQKYPSSTAVAAFQGRVLADLGDFAALTQWRQTLPPDITSEPEYWYALGQLAQSRDEHPVAIRCFGEALQIDPTDRNSMVSLARSFRQIGENEAADETMQHFEMLERTSELAKVFGLASGTPAQYREMASLLDDLGRPWESMAWQQIAVAKTGNQPSDKAALDEKRNQLDRHTSAITSSANSTLPWSKPNLSSWPMPDFRDLETPTTDPSTSSESNKLSSDPAPIHFRDIATELNLRFQYDNGDDQADNEFYLHQQTGGGIGVIDYDRDGWPDLYCAQAGKDALVGRSAKSNQLFRNLSSNLVADVTTDSHSADKGYGQGITVADTNQDGFPDLLIANIGQNVILLNNGDGTFSRGELPSIGNDQWTTSIACGDLDGDQIPELIEVNYIDDPSAFEIPCVPDNDACGPSRFKPASDRWLSIDPTGNLQPMHPSTKADSLTETSASDAGHGFAVIIGNLNNQIGNDVYIANDGDANFFWQNRQTNSTNESRLTTADLSQTTSSTWDAKETAYLSGIATSQQGGRHGSMGLTLADFDRNGLPDLHVTNYWDQEADLYLQDAGAIFRHSSRSWKIRDSSKSTVGWGTQSADFDRDGRVDLMVLNGHIVNHTQRGVPFRMLPQLYQGHDDHFELVSRSSDPSLSQPDRFWSQPTLGRALAVLDWDQDGMPDVVGNHLDQPMTLLKNESKQQSWLQLELVGTSSEREAIGATIQVQSGANRWTNWVINGGFLTSNEAALDFGLGNSVHPCEIKIQWPSGKEQIIENVPLNDRYLIVEQESAVPWSRENHSRK from the coding sequence ATGTTCAATGACTTCAGATACTACCGCCAATCGATAAATGCAATCTTTCTAATTGCGTTGTGTGTGCAAGTTGCCGGTTGCACTTCCGAGCCATCCGACTTTGAAAAACTTCGAAAACAACAGCAACTCAAAGAAGCGGCTCGACAAACGACCGAACTGGGATTGGATGAGCAAATTGCGTTGGCGAAGAAAGAACTCGAACTCGGCTCGGTCGTGCGAGCCAACGAAATCATCGGCCCACTTTTGATCAGTGATCCAGACAATCAAGACGTCCTGCGTTTGAAGGCTGAGATCCAGCACCGCCTCGGCGACCATGAAGCCGCGGCCGCGTTGCTCGCGTCGATCCCCTTTGAAAGTGAAGACCGCGCGACCTCCGCATGCTTGGTAGCGGCCGACTGGTACGTCGAAGCCGATGCGTACGAAACGGCCATCGAATTCTTGCAGAGTCGTTTGCAGACGCGTCCCGATGACACTCGAGTCCGCCATCGATTGGTCGAGATTCTGAATCAATCAGGCCATCGTGTTGCCGCCAGTCGTGTACTGCGTCCGATGATTCGCGACGGCAAAGCCAGCGAACGGGAACTGTTCTCGATGATCACGCTTGGCAATGCATTTGTCGACGAATCACTGCCCGCTCCAGACTTTTCAAACACCACACTCGCAATGTTGTCGCTCGCGAGACGACAGCGAGACCAAGGTGAACTGACAGAAGCCAGCGAGTCACTTCAGAAGCTTCGGCAGAAATACCCAAGCTCGACGGCGGTCGCCGCATTCCAAGGACGTGTGTTGGCCGACCTGGGGGACTTCGCCGCCTTGACGCAGTGGAGGCAGACACTGCCCCCAGACATCACGTCAGAACCCGAATACTGGTACGCACTTGGGCAACTGGCTCAGAGTCGAGACGAACATCCGGTTGCGATCCGTTGCTTTGGCGAGGCTCTTCAAATCGATCCAACCGATCGCAACTCGATGGTATCCTTGGCTCGATCGTTCCGTCAGATCGGTGAAAACGAAGCGGCCGATGAAACGATGCAACATTTCGAGATGCTGGAACGAACTTCAGAACTGGCAAAAGTCTTTGGTTTGGCCTCCGGAACGCCCGCCCAATACCGCGAGATGGCGAGTTTGCTGGACGATTTGGGGCGTCCATGGGAATCGATGGCGTGGCAGCAAATCGCAGTTGCCAAAACAGGCAACCAACCGAGCGACAAGGCTGCTTTGGACGAAAAGCGAAACCAATTGGACCGACATACATCAGCCATCACATCATCAGCTAATTCGACGCTTCCATGGTCAAAGCCGAACCTTTCGAGCTGGCCCATGCCAGACTTCCGCGACTTGGAAACACCTACCACCGATCCATCCACATCGAGCGAATCAAACAAGCTCTCGTCCGATCCCGCTCCCATCCATTTTCGCGATATAGCGACCGAGCTGAATCTTCGTTTTCAATACGACAACGGTGACGATCAAGCTGACAACGAGTTTTACTTGCATCAACAAACAGGTGGCGGGATCGGAGTCATCGATTACGACCGCGATGGTTGGCCGGATCTTTACTGTGCTCAAGCCGGCAAAGATGCACTTGTCGGGCGGTCGGCCAAATCGAATCAACTCTTCCGAAATCTGTCCTCCAACTTGGTAGCTGATGTCACGACAGATTCGCACTCCGCTGACAAAGGTTACGGGCAAGGGATCACGGTTGCGGACACCAACCAAGATGGTTTCCCTGATTTGCTGATAGCAAACATCGGTCAGAACGTCATCCTTCTCAACAACGGTGACGGAACGTTCTCGCGTGGTGAACTCCCCAGCATTGGCAACGATCAGTGGACAACATCAATCGCCTGTGGCGACTTAGACGGCGATCAAATCCCTGAGTTGATCGAGGTGAACTACATCGATGACCCGTCCGCTTTTGAGATTCCCTGCGTGCCGGATAACGATGCCTGCGGGCCCAGTCGATTCAAACCGGCGTCGGATCGGTGGTTGTCGATCGATCCCACCGGCAATCTTCAACCGATGCATCCGTCAACGAAAGCGGATTCTCTGACCGAGACGTCCGCCTCCGATGCCGGGCACGGTTTTGCTGTGATCATCGGCAATCTGAACAACCAAATCGGAAACGATGTCTACATCGCCAACGATGGTGACGCGAATTTCTTTTGGCAGAATCGACAAACAAACTCAACAAATGAATCGCGATTGACAACCGCCGACCTGAGTCAAACGACTTCTTCCACGTGGGATGCGAAAGAGACCGCTTACCTTTCGGGCATCGCGACCAGTCAGCAGGGCGGTCGACATGGATCAATGGGACTCACACTAGCCGACTTTGATCGAAACGGTCTCCCCGACCTTCACGTCACCAACTACTGGGACCAAGAAGCTGACCTGTATCTTCAAGATGCCGGTGCGATTTTTCGACACTCCAGTCGTTCCTGGAAAATTCGCGATTCCAGCAAATCGACGGTGGGCTGGGGAACGCAATCCGCTGATTTTGATCGTGATGGACGTGTTGACTTGATGGTTCTCAATGGACACATCGTCAATCACACGCAACGAGGCGTCCCGTTTCGAATGCTGCCTCAGCTTTATCAGGGACATGACGATCACTTCGAGCTTGTATCCCGCTCATCGGATCCCAGTTTGTCGCAACCTGATCGATTTTGGTCGCAACCGACTCTCGGCCGCGCTCTCGCCGTGTTGGACTGGGACCAAGATGGAATGCCCGATGTTGTGGGCAATCATTTGGATCAACCAATGACGCTTTTGAAAAACGAATCCAAGCAGCAATCTTGGCTGCAACTCGAACTGGTCGGAACGAGCAGCGAGCGTGAGGCAATTGGAGCCACGATCCAAGTTCAATCTGGTGCGAACCGCTGGACCAACTGGGTGATCAACGGTGGCTTTTTGACCAGCAACGAAGCGGCACTCGATTTCGGACTTGGAAATTCAGTTCATCCTTGTGAGATCAAAATCCAGTGGCCCTCGGGCAAGGAACAGATCATCGAAAACGTTCCACTCAACGATCGCTATCTGATAGTCGAACAGGAATCAGCGGTGCCATGGTCCCGGGAGAATCACTCCCGCAAATGA
- a CDS encoding multiheme c-type cytochrome, which yields MLGCNRSKDIAADANGDPAVQADSIVDADRPVRHDKNESRVTLTASQLRPVVELEEGFVASETCLQCHADEHQSWHASFHRTMTQVVNVETAPSAIVDETVVVQGKRYLFERSGDSFFVTYADPFRGGMTMRRELLMMTGSHHMHVFWHESDRPGTPAQLDIVYLIEEDRWIPRDSSFLQPPDHQGGLELGTWNRTCSRCHSTHLRERFNADTQDWSTRVAEFGIACEACHGEGRGHVLRHATTDNAATLDSALTRAAKDPEEQREDLIVNPVKLSKQASADVCGQCHSVFTPDYEVVALKDYEQNGNPFRPGDRLDALAFSKVVRASAEQRQSEAFQQWSKMEDVGGAFWADGMPRIAGREYNGLIESACFQHGEMTCLSCHQMHPVSESGNDASQHLAEWRNDQLGSGMAGDAACLQCHSDMGDQIEVHTHHAAGSHGSRCMNCHMPHTTYGLLKTIRSHQISSPSIEESRSSDRPNACSLCHLDRGFDWVSGHLHDWYGQPLAERTTTEPNVDLSTSALHLLSGDAAQRAVQVAAMGWKPAQEASGTEWMEPYLLLGLNDPYDAIRIVAEKSLRTLPNRISKPMDAMAPVGERMDAFNDAIELIDRTLQMEPKPSVLVNEEGRFDFLRARAFLERRNHRPIHLRE from the coding sequence GTGCTGGGATGCAATCGTTCGAAGGATATTGCTGCTGACGCGAATGGCGATCCTGCTGTTCAGGCTGACTCCATCGTTGATGCTGACCGCCCAGTTCGTCACGACAAGAACGAGTCCCGCGTGACGTTGACCGCTTCTCAATTGCGGCCGGTTGTCGAGCTGGAAGAAGGTTTTGTTGCTTCGGAAACCTGTCTGCAGTGTCATGCCGACGAACATCAATCGTGGCACGCGTCGTTTCATCGAACGATGACGCAGGTTGTCAACGTTGAGACCGCTCCGAGTGCCATTGTGGACGAGACAGTTGTTGTTCAAGGCAAACGATATCTGTTTGAGCGAAGTGGCGACTCATTCTTCGTGACCTATGCGGATCCGTTCCGTGGTGGCATGACGATGCGTCGTGAGTTGTTGATGATGACGGGCTCGCACCATATGCATGTGTTCTGGCACGAATCAGATCGACCCGGTACGCCAGCCCAACTCGATATCGTCTATCTCATCGAAGAAGACCGCTGGATCCCACGCGACTCAAGTTTTCTCCAGCCTCCGGATCATCAAGGTGGGTTAGAACTTGGGACATGGAATCGGACTTGCAGCCGATGTCACTCAACACACCTGCGAGAGCGTTTCAACGCCGACACTCAAGATTGGAGTACTCGCGTTGCGGAGTTTGGGATCGCCTGTGAGGCTTGCCATGGAGAAGGTCGTGGGCATGTTCTTCGACATGCCACTACCGACAACGCGGCAACGCTCGATTCAGCTCTGACGAGAGCAGCGAAAGACCCTGAAGAGCAGCGGGAAGATTTGATCGTGAATCCTGTGAAGCTTTCTAAACAAGCATCGGCGGATGTTTGCGGGCAATGTCACAGTGTTTTCACGCCGGACTATGAAGTGGTCGCGTTGAAGGACTACGAGCAGAACGGAAACCCGTTCCGACCAGGCGATCGATTGGACGCTCTTGCATTTTCGAAGGTCGTCCGAGCCTCAGCCGAGCAGCGACAATCGGAGGCGTTTCAGCAGTGGTCCAAGATGGAAGACGTCGGTGGTGCATTCTGGGCGGACGGAATGCCACGAATCGCCGGGCGAGAGTACAACGGCTTGATCGAGTCGGCGTGTTTTCAGCACGGCGAGATGACGTGTTTGTCGTGCCATCAAATGCATCCGGTGTCAGAATCCGGCAACGATGCGAGCCAACACTTAGCCGAATGGCGGAACGATCAGTTGGGCTCGGGCATGGCGGGTGATGCAGCCTGTTTGCAGTGTCACTCTGACATGGGCGACCAAATTGAGGTGCACACTCACCATGCGGCAGGATCCCATGGCAGTCGTTGCATGAACTGCCACATGCCCCACACAACCTATGGGTTGCTAAAAACCATTCGCAGTCACCAAATCTCTAGCCCGTCGATCGAGGAGAGCCGAAGCAGTGACCGTCCGAATGCGTGTTCGCTGTGTCACCTTGATCGTGGTTTTGATTGGGTTTCCGGACATCTTCACGATTGGTATGGGCAGCCGCTCGCCGAACGTACGACGACCGAGCCCAATGTCGATTTATCAACGTCTGCGTTGCACTTGCTCAGCGGCGATGCGGCTCAGCGTGCCGTGCAAGTTGCCGCGATGGGATGGAAACCTGCTCAGGAAGCTTCGGGAACCGAATGGATGGAGCCATATTTGTTGCTCGGGCTGAACGATCCGTACGACGCCATTCGCATCGTCGCGGAGAAGTCGCTTCGTACTCTTCCCAATCGCATTTCAAAACCGATGGATGCGATGGCACCGGTTGGCGAACGCATGGACGCTTTCAATGATGCCATTGAATTGATCGACAGGACTTTGCAAATGGAACCCAAGCCTTCTGTTCTGGTCAACGAAGAAGGCCGATTTGACTTTCTGCGTGCCCGTGCTTTTCTCGAACGAAGAAACCATCGGCCGATTCATTTGCGGGAGTGA